The sequence GTAAAGCATTTGATAATAAACAAAGTGCTTTTGTGTCAAAGTCACCGCCTGTCTCGACGACATTTTGATTTGAGGTGGTTTTTCTCAGTGCTAACTAATGAATCACAAATGAAAATGTGTTAGACAAGACTCAGCTCATCAGTAGTGTTAGCAGCTTTTGCGTATTCCCCAGAATCTTGGGCTGCAAGCTTCTTTCGCAATCCCACCAGCTCTTCCCCAGCATCACATATATACGCAGAAGCTTGCCTGCCAGACAAAGTTGCCCCTTCCATGCTGTCTATATAGTCCTGTAAAAGGTACATCCATTTAGACTTTACAAACTTGACAATTTCCTTTCATCATTCTTCTTCTATAGCAAAATCAGTTGCATAAACATACTTGTTTTGTGTATGAGCCGGCaaggaagaaattttttacaGGTGTCTTCTGATCAGGTCTAAATGGATCTTTGCCAGGTGCCTCCCGATAGAGAGATTGCCCAATTTTGACAACAGATGACCAAGTGACTTCTAAACCTTGGGATGATGGGAATAAAGCCAAAACctcgaattgaaaatttcaaagttcagaatttgatgtttttatCGATTTCTTCTAACTGCAGATGAACTTGCTTAAGGTATGAAAATGCGCCCTTAATAAACTAATTACCTGCTTCGTCACTCTTGCTATGATTTCTTCGTTTGGTAAAGGCATGTAAGGATCACCTGGTGTCAAAACACAtctgcaagaagaagaagcatcaGAGCTAAGTTCAAAATTGTAAAAGTGCAAATATTTCTGAAATACAAAGATGGTCAAAGGATCAATAAACCTAAAGATTGAAAATGTGATAACAATAATTCACATGTTTTCCTTACTGGAGGAGTGAACCTTGTCCCTCAATGTAGTAATCTTCCGGAGAAGTAAGTGCTAGGTCCGCAAAGCAAGAGAAATCTGCATCGGGAGTATAAAGAAGATTATCTAATCCCAAAGCTTGCTTCAATTGCCTATCAAACACAAGTATCCTTGTCCATTAGTCTTGAAtaagtggaaaaaaaaaaaaaaaaaatttctacaagGTCCTTTATAAAAAAGCAACCCCTTTCACATGACAAGTACTTCAGTATGTAAGGGAGAATCACCTTGATCGTTCTAGATCTTGTAACTCTGTAACCCAACCGTCGTATCTAAGTTGCACAGTGACAACAGGAACTCCAACTAGCTCAtaaatattattgaaaaaatccCATTCCCTCCACTGAGGCGGAAGCAGTCTCTTGATTCCGGGTACATCACACGCTGGTAACAAACGAAAtagtttgagagaaaaactTAATCAACCAAAATCGGAAATAGTATTTCGAAttaggaaggaaaaaaagcaGCAAAAGTAAACCACAAACCTGCAACATAAGCATCAGCTTTCACAATTTTCTTATTAGTAGCCtgcaataaaaacaaaacattagGTATTTACACTAAGGAAGCACAAGTTCCACCAGAAGCATCTAAATTCAACACAATAAAAGTAGCAACATGATGAGTGCATTACCTTGGACATGGCAATTCCTGCGACATATGTTTCTCCATCGGCAGATTGATCATACAGTATCTCTCTACATCCCCACCTAAGATGAAACCTGTTACAACAGAAAAAGAGATTCCAAGTGCTAAGAAATCAACTTATATATGAGAAATATAAGAACAAACATAAATCATTATCTCATCATTTTTACCTGCCCCCCTTGTCAATAATATACTTTCTGATGGGGCCACTTAAGTAAACATCTGGAGAACCCTTGAGCATGCGTAGCAGGGAAGCTTCAGTCTTTGTGGCAAACAACGTGAATATAGTGAGCATACAACGAGCACTAATATTATCACAGTCAATAAACCCAAGTGCATATGCAACAGGATCCCACATCCTCTGGATACTCATTCGTGTGCCACCTTTGGACAAGAACCAATCAGAGAAGCTTATCTGTAATTAACAAGTAAGATTTTAAACAGTCACAACAACtatgtgaaaaataataactacttaaaattgaattatgtAACTActtaaaattgaattatgtACATGGAGAAAATGAACTGCAGAACATTCCCAGACAACTTTCACAGGTACACAATATGAATGGAGACCAAAATAAACGATAACGATAGCTTTGATTCTTACACTATCCAAATTCCGTACATCCCTCAATGCTCCATCTGGATCAACCAGAGCCTTTACAACTGGACTTAATGCAAGAGCCACTGCATTCCTTGCTTTATCATAAGTCTGCACTTGAACAATAGTATACAGGAAACCATTAACAGAAATCTAATTGAGCAAAAGCTCCATTACAATTCGGTTCACTTCCAAGAGGAACTCTAAATGATAACAAGGAAAAAGACATATGAATATCTTTCTTTTACTGTTTTCCTGGTTCAAGGCCAAAGCAATGCTTCATTCTTTATACTGGTATCCAAGGTAATGAGACATGACAATGCTTGCAGTAAACCCAGTAGCAGTGGCAATGGGAAAACCTACCTTAATCTGATTTGTAGACAAAAATGCAAGAATCCCATGTATTGGTGCTCCAATTGGGAACCGAAAATCAAGCTCTGCGATGGAAGATTAAGTAACAGATAAGGTACATTGTTTATGAATaattcataaatgaaaattgtgaCATACAAGATAGAGCATGgctagaagaagaaagatttaTGAGCAAATAAGATCAAGCACCAAGACATACCACCAATGTTACCCCCCTTGTTTACAAAAGTGTGAGTATGATCCTTGACAAGCAGATTTTCGTCTGCACCCGCCTGTTTAAGTGGAgatccaaaataaaaaaagaataataaagtTGTTTATAAGGACTTTTCCCAGAATATCAGGATCACCCAAATGTCATAGCAGTTCAAccaagaaatatttgttcaCCTTTTTCATTAATCGGAAAAGATTACTGTAGCAACCGAAGAAAACATGGAGTCCCATTTCAATGTGGTTTCCACGCTTATCAACAAAGGAGCCCACTTTTCCACCAATGAAAGGCCTTGACTCATATATATCCACCTGCAGAATTTACAAAGAACACATGTAACTAATTTCCTAGAAAGAAACAACCTAGCGGAAAATCTTAAGTGAGCCACTGAAACGTTTCAGCCAAAGTTACcaattttaaaactttaattCATGTACTGAAGTAAAAAAACTAAACTGAAAGAAACATACAATTCAGACATAATTGTGAGCAGTCGGAGGACTAGAAAATAAATTGGACAAACCTCGTGGCCTTGATCCAAAAGCTCAACTGCTGTTGACATGCCTGCAAGCCCAGCTCCAATTATAGCCACTTTCAGCTTGGGACCTCGGTAGTGCTCAGGTTCAGCTGGAAACAACCCTTTTGGAGCTGGCAGAGTAAACATTCATCTCAGAATACTAACTTAATAGTGCGCTCAGCACCAGTTTCCTCAAATTCATTATAATTCACCAAAAGTAAGAATACCCAGAAATCAAAAGAGATTgaataacaataaaaagagAGATAATTGTCAATTTGAAGCTAAAAAAGATGGGAACTTTACCATTTACACTCATATCAGAAACATTTGTGTCCAGAGAAGACCGAACGCAGATGGAGGAGGACCTCTGAGTTCTCACAGGAGCCACTAGACAGCGACCGGTTACTGGAGCTACCGGTAAAAGAACCCACGAAGCCATAGATTGAAGCTTATAAGATTCAACAACTTAAATTGAGcactctctcctctctctctctctctctctctctctctctctcttaagcGGTAGTGGTTTGTgtaaagaaagagagagtgaaaTGAAACTAGCTTTGAAGCATataatggagagagagagagagagaggaggtaTCAGGAGTGGAGGAGATGCTGAGGGTGAGAATTTGTCACGTAACTGAGACTGAAAAGAGAGCACAAATTTGGAGGAACCCAACATTTATATGTGCTGCTTGATTGTCTCGTGTTTGTgtttattaatataatataatttgcCTTCACACAATGCTATGTGGGGCCCACCATATGACTACATGACATGAGTTTGAGAAGACCctcttattttttgtattgtttGGAGAGGTTATTGCGGTTGGTCTGGAATCTGTTAGAGAAGTTTGCATAAAATGGGTGAAAGAGAAATTCAAAGTGAGCAAACTGTAACGTGGAAAGTGGTGCTCCCTATAACGATAATGCGCCACCAAGACTGGTATTTAAGATTATTGAAAGTGAAATAAAGCAAGCATCGTCATCATCACGAGTAAGTATGAGAAATGGTTTTCATTGCAAAGAAATGGAGATTTCATTACATATTTGAAGAAATAAAACCTCATTTAAAAAGTACAAGGAAGATCATGATTCATGTGTGGCCATAGTTTTATTTTCTCGAATAATCAATTTAATCTTGCCTGTGTGCAGTGGCGGATCTAttaaggcgcaaggaggtgcagctgcacttTCTCTAATCGGAAAAATTATTGTATGTGTTTCAAATTGTCCATTTGCTTAACTGGTgtacagattaccttatttctattttcaacatttaagtaaatgtttttgtccttttactttcatttatttttatattacttcatttacttaagtttacaatgtaaataagaaagtaccccccatttggattcaaataaaaatactagaaaatcaaattcccaccaaatcaaaatataaaaaatcggttttagtgcaaaatacgatttaggctaaaaatgatggctcattaagtcaatatatacttcatactaaaatctcataaaattaaattttcttatttgatgtgtaaggaataaaagccgccaaaaattatattgagaaaataattatttttaaaaactatttttcatacttggtcaatattgcacctccGTTAAAAAAATTCTGGGTCCGCCAGTGGTGGTTgggaaattaaaagaaataatttaaccTTGAACCAAGAAACATCCAGCAATTTCTACTTCATTAAACAAAAGTTTATATTATTTCgaaaaactatttttcatacttagtcaatattgcacctccGTTAAAAAAATCTGGGTCCTCCAGTGCCTGTGTGTCTGTCTTTTTCTAGCGGCTGCAACAACATTGTAGTTGCTGGGTTTGTACAATGCAATTCCCGTCTTCGAATTGTTTGGCTTTGCATAATGCAAAACAATCTGCATCTCCAAATGTGCTTGAACAGAGTCCATAGCAAAAAGGGTCAATCAGCTGCGAGTGACCTTGTGGCTCCACATTTTCTTCATCCACAGCACCTGCAATattcaaacataaataaaatcaatttcatCTGTTAGCAACTAGTTGCTGTTCATTTTGATGTaattaaggaaaagaaaataaaagaaaattgatctGCAATGCAATGCAACTCTTTTCCCATCTTCACATGAAGTTTTGCAAAAACAAGATGAATTTCATGCGACcaagttggaaaaaaaaaagttaggtGTTAGAATCATTTGGAAAAACTAGGTAGTGAGAGAGATAGGAAGAGTACGTGAGGTTGCTAAAAGGGCAGACACAGCCATGGCAGCAAGGAGAACCAAAAGAAACTTTTGGGATTTCATGTTATGATTCTCTTGTTGTCCTTGAGAAAGCGTATTGGATTGGATGCATGGAAGGATTGAAGAACAACGGTTTATATATACGTAACCAAGAATAAACCTTTTGTATCTAATGCTGCATGAATGAGATCCAACGGTTTATTAGTAATGCTGCAAGCCTGCATGAGATCCAACTTTTAAACTTATACCAACTATATATATCTTTCAGGCGTCATGAAAATATTCCTATAAACTTTTACCAACTATTTTGTAGTTAATTCCTGTAAGTGGTTCTTATGGAGCTGAGGTTCATGGAAAGGGCATCCAAAACTGTCATTCACTGAATATGCAAATGTGAAAATCTTTATCCCCGAATCTGTCTCATATTCTCATCTTTGAACAGAGTATATgatgttttctttattataaCACCAACACATGATTACCATATGAATTAGCTTTATAAAAACTTGAAAGGTTTATATGATTCAAATGTATCATAGACATAGATTGTATTATACCATTGTTATTCGAACCACATAGAACAGTCTTGCTTTGGCATGAACTGTTCTACATGTTATGAATTACAATGCATTTGGTGATTGTCACATtccgggatcaactccgccgtagcacgatattgtccgtttTGGGCttccctctctgccctcacggttttgtttctgggaactcacgagcaactttccagtgggtcacccatcctggggttactctagcccccaactcgcttaactttggagttcctatgactccgaagcgctcccaaaaggcctcgtgctagatggatacgggtgtgcacatataaggcacatcaccccctctctgttggttgatgtggAATCTTACAGTGATCATATAAAACCAGGAACCAGTAAGATGTAATGCAAACTGAACTGCTTTGTCCGTATCATTTTGCATAACACCATTCTATGAACATGATCGCCATAGCTATCTTTTCTGCactcaaaaatcaaattcatgaTAGATATAGCATATAACAGAACTGAATCGAAAATTAATCTATCTTAAGGATTCAAGGGATTGTGAActaggctctgataccaaatgtaagacttttaaaataaattgctgcAGTCTTTAGGGAACTCACAATACCTCGATCACTTACATGATGAAGGCATGCCTGTTAGAATGACAAGATCTTCTGCAACTCTCGATCACCTTAAGCACTACAATCAATGGACTAGTGGTGTGAATTCTACAGTTAATAATCAATGGACTAGCATTGTTTGATTATGATTTCTACTTGTGCACATGAGTTTGAGTTCCTCTAGGATTGAGTTTGAAGCCCTTAATTAAGCTTACACTGGGATCTTGTCAATTGTTCaactctgtttttttgttttagtcaGCTGACAATGACAGCGAGTACTTGCCTTCTTTCAAAAAggccaaaaataaataaagtattgCATTTGCGTTGGGTTGGAAACATGTTGGGCTTGGTGGGTATAGACCCAAACTACAAGGCACAAAGCACTACAGAGCAAAGGAGCTAAACCAACTTCACCACTCGGTCTTCTTCTACACAAGGAAGGCGCTAGCCCTCACCGCCGTCATCACAGGTAACAACTCCGTCGAAAAACATAGTTGAtgtcatctctctctctctctttcttccttattttgagtttgtttatctgcttctatttctttttctatgctctcgtttttttaattgatttagtTATAGTTCGTCCATTGCGGGTAAATATGGAATATAACACGGAAAAAACTGATTTTGGGtgagatgaagatgaaaaggTTCTTCCTGAGCAGATTGAGCTGAGGCAACATCGGGCTTTGTTTCCTTCCACCTTTAGAGATTATACaacttcttaattttttttgcatttgttCTAGAATGGaacccaattctctctctcttttgtaCTTTATTTTGCATTTGTTCCATTCTAGGAGTAAGTTtaattcatctctctctctctctctctctctctctctctctcgcctAGTTTGTTCAGGTTCTGGGACTTTCTTTTGtactttttattaaaatcattttattGACTTGTAGTGAATTGGGTTCTAtgagaaaaaaccaaaaaccaaaattttgtttttgtttttttgtagtgaATATTTGCAATGCTTCccttttgttattgttttaattAGCATCTACCATTTTTCAGGCGTAAATACATTAtaagtatataaaaaaattcgaGTTTACTTGATATGTATAAATATGGTGGGTAATTGTAATTGGTATTTCCCATTTGCCTTTACCAGTCTAGTCATGTAGTATTCTTCGTCCAGAtgtttattttgattatgaATGATCCTTTTGCTGCatgaaatttataatttttgttttggccaAATCAACATAAACAATGGCAGtaatctttcttttgtttatgagTTTTGTGTAAATAGGAATTTTATATATCTGGGATATTATTAAAATAGCCTGGGCTTATTGCCAAGATAGCTGAACAAAATGGGCTTTTTTTACTTTCAAGTAACAAATACAACTGTACACATAACTATGCTTGAGCCATTCCCTTTTTCACAAGCATATCGTAAACCCTATAAACTTTGCATGGTTCAATCTTGAACAGAATATGGGCATCAGATTTCTTCTTAACATTGCCATTCGGAATTTCTGTGGAGATGGTCTGCAGCATGTTCAGATAATGTGAAGGTAGGATTCTCATCTCACTGCAAAGTCTTTGTTCCTGCATGTATTAAAAAACATATCAACAAACAGAATTCGCTTTCTACGCTAAAGCATTAGACTCTGAGATTGGCATTCTTACGGTTTGGGAGAGTAAATCGGCCCCGAATGGCCCAGTGATATCCCAATAGTCCAAGGAGCTGGAAATAGCTTGCGTAGTTAAAATGAGTCCTTGCTAACAGGATGCAGACCCGTGGATCCCTTAAAGGGTCCCCAAGGACTGATCTGCAAGCCTTTACCACTTAGACCTGCCTGAGAGCTTTCTTTGATCCTTAAGGAACTTTCTtcagttttcttcttcctcttctcctcAAGGTATCTGCTTGCTTCAGCAGCTGTCCTACAGCCAGCAGTTCTAGCATCCTGCATAATGAATGCAAAGCAGAAGCCATCCAACATGAGCTTGTTAGTCATGTTAATTGTGGGAAGCCATGTTTCTTTTTACTTAGAACGATGTAAAACCATGCGACAAGCATAATGTCACCCTTGTCAATCACTTAATCTAGTGTTGTTACCATTACTTACTGAACTGGAGCAACCAACAGTCATAGTATATACCATGTATAGAGGGAAATAAGGTAACAGAAATAGAAGTCAAGTGTGAGGCATGCATCAGACCTGAAGATCTAGTATCCTTTTGAAAATCTGTTGTTCCTTAATGATACTCTTGAGCAATTCCTTCTGCTCTTCATTTGAGTGGAACCGCATGAAAACCTTGAAGCGGTGatatatttctctctcttcggGTGAGAGGTTCTTGTCAAAAGGGTCAGGGTATAGCAGATTTCTTTCAAGTTTGAAATCCTTCCTATGTTTCCTCTCATCCAGTCTGCCAAAATTCCCACATATTATTTGAGTATATGTAGGGAAACAAGGGAAACTTAGACAGCAAGCCTAACTCTTTTTTATAATGAGGATATTACTTATATGAAAGTATGCATGACGATTGAAGGATTAGGTTAAAGAAATTCCTCTGAACCTAACGAAAATAATCACTGAGGTATTACTTATATGAAAGTATGCATGATGAGTTAGGAAGAAGAGCATAATAAGACGAGCAAGCAAAGGTAGGCATTCCCGCTAAAAGAAAtaatagggaaaaaaataaagagaaaaagaaaagtggtCACTAAGTCACTTGAAGAAGGTGTCAAATTGCCCTAATTTGATTTTGGAAatccctaaccctagcccctaACAGCCTTTCCCTCCATATCTCTCTCAGCCTCAGCAATGCCACCACCGCCACCAACACAGCCTTCTCTCATTCATTAGGCCTTTGTCAGCATCATCTCTGCTCGGTAattatttctctttgtttgtTAGTGTTCATTGGAAAGTTGGCAAATTTTTGCATAGATGGGATTAGTTGGGCACCAATTTTTTAGATAATTGTGGTTGTGAAGTGATAGCTAGTTGGTTGCTTGGTTGAACCCATCTGGTCAGCCAATTCTCTTTGCTCTTTATTGATATGTGAGCATTCACAGTGATTGCCTTTGCTTAGACTTAATTGTTCACCTTGATTTAGCACACCGTAGAATGTAGGTTTTCTCTTTGCTAAGtgttaagttttttttctttttcttctgttgtCTCCTGATATCTATTAAGTTAATTGTATCATAAACGTTTTTTATATTACATGTTCAGAAATGGTGGGACTATCCATAGGAGAAAAGCATTTTATACAGGGTGGCATTGCTCAGGATCTTCGATCTGATGGCCGAAAAAGATTGACAATTCGGCCCATCTATGTTGAAACTGGAGTCATTTCCCAGGTTAATATTCTTTCATATGTTTCTTTTGAAAGGatgtgccttttttttttttcttttttttttttgccttgttTTGCCTAAACcaggttttgaattttcaagtaTAGATTTTCCTGGGTGACGTGAAATTTTACTTACTTTGTTATAATCCCTGTTCTTGATGGCGTCCATGCAGGCAAATGGTTCAGCAAGGGTCAGGATGGGTGCCACAGATGTCATTGCCTGTGTGAAGGTATCATTTAGTCTTGGTCTTAAGCTCATACTAGTGCTTTTAGAATGTTATGACTAAATTTATGTTGTTTGTTAGTCTAATTATTTAAATAGCACCTGCTGTTCTTAATATCATATTTTCTGGTAAATTTGAATGAGTGCAGGCAGAACTTGGAAGGCCGAATGCGTTGCAACCTGACAAAGGAAAGGTCGTTGTGAATGTTGATTGCAGTCCCACTGCAGCACCAATGTTTGAGGTTAACAAGTATTATCCGCTTCCTTCTCATGTTTTACTTTGTCAATTGAGGCTTACATCTTGGTTTCTGCAAGATCCTGTAGAAAGTATAACTATTGATTTAGTGGAATTCATGCTCTGATAAAATACGAGGGAACTAAATATCGTATTCTGCTCATTTTTTGTCTATTCTTCTAATCCTATTAGGAAATCTGAACTTTTCTTGTTGGTGTACATTGCAAAGGTTGAATGtctatttttcctttgcaGGACCTAtgtgtttattatttttgtaatgCTGTTGTTTTGTTACATTTCTACAGGGTAGAGGGGGTGAGGAGCTGTCAGCAGAACTCTCAGTTGCTCTTCAACGTTGTCTCTTGGGTGGTAAAAGTGGATCTGGTCTGTATTCTTATTGAAGAGCTAAGCATAATAAATTTGTTGTGACATTTATGTATTATCTCTTTTGGCAATTCATATTTCTCAGTTGTACATGCATTTTCATATAACTGCAAAGTCgataatatatatagatgTCTTTGTTTCTCCCAGGTGCTGGAATTGATCTCTCCTCTCTGGTAGTTGTGGAAGGAAAGATCTGTTGGGATCTTTACATCGACGGCCTTGTTGTTAGTTCAGATGGGAATCTGCTAGATGCCCTTGGTGCTGCTATAAAGGTACTTGATAattcttatttgttttgacatgcttaattaatttctGTTCTGCAAATAAGGACAACTGAAGAGttttctggctgttggtaaaGTTTAGTATTATGTGGCCAAAGAAAAGTCCAGTGGCATGACTTATCTTTTAAAGAAACTGATGTTCCCCAAGGCTGCTTTGAGCAATACAGGCATCCCAAAAGTAAATGTTGCAGCTGGTGCATCAGGCGATGAGCAACCAGAGGTTGACGTAAGCGATGAGGAATTTCTGCAATTTGACACATCTAGGGTCCCTGTCATAGTTACATTAACAAAGGTGACATGATTTAACCATCTCTTCTGTCCTTCTGCAAACTGCAAATGTTTATTGCCCTGTATTGATTCCTTCCCATCTGTTTCTCAGGTAGGCAGGCACTATATTGTAGATGCCACT comes from Prunus dulcis chromosome 6, ALMONDv2, whole genome shotgun sequence and encodes:
- the LOC117633214 gene encoding exosome complex component RRP42-like isoform X1, yielding MVGLSIGEKHFIQGGIAQDLRSDGRKRLTIRPIYVETGVISQANGSARVRMGATDVIACVKAELGRPNALQPDKGKVVVNVDCSPTAAPMFEGRGGEELSAELSVALQRCLLGGKSGSGAGIDLSSLVVVEGKICWDLYIDGLVVSSDGNLLDALGAAIKYYVAKEKSSGMTYLLKKLMFPKAALSNTGIPKVNVAAGASGDEQPEVDVSDEEFLQFDTSRVPVIVTLTKVGRHYIVDATSEEESQMCLAVSISMNRQGHICGLTKRGGAGLDPSIILDMISVAKTVSEQLINTLDSHIAAAEAGEEES
- the LOC117633214 gene encoding exosome complex component RRP42-like isoform X2 gives rise to the protein MVGLSIGEKHFIQGGIAQDLRSDGRKRLTIRPIYVETGVISQANGSARVRMGATDVIACVKAELGRPNALQPDKGKVVVNVDCSPTAAPMFEGRGGEELSAELSVALQRCLLGGKSGSGAGIDLSSLVVVEGKICWDLYIDGLVVSSDGNLLDALGAAIKAALSNTGIPKVNVAAGASGDEQPEVDVSDEEFLQFDTSRVPVIVTLTKVGRHYIVDATSEEESQMCLAVSISMNRQGHICGLTKRGGAGLDPSIILDMISVAKTVSEQLINTLDSHIAAAEAGEEES
- the LOC117632924 gene encoding zeta-carotene desaturase, chloroplastic/chromoplastic; protein product: MASWVLLPVAPVTGRCLVAPVRTQRSSSICVRSSLDTNVSDMSVNAPKGLFPAEPEHYRGPKLKVAIIGAGLAGMSTAVELLDQGHEVDIYESRPFIGGKVGSFVDKRGNHIEMGLHVFFGCYSNLFRLMKKAGADENLLVKDHTHTFVNKGGNIGELDFRFPIGAPIHGILAFLSTNQIKTYDKARNAVALALSPVVKALVDPDGALRDVRNLDSISFSDWFLSKGGTRMSIQRMWDPVAYALGFIDCDNISARCMLTIFTLFATKTEASLLRMLKGSPDVYLSGPIRKYIIDKGGRFHLRWGCREILYDQSADGETYVAGIAMSKATNKKIVKADAYVAACDVPGIKRLLPPQWREWDFFNNIYELVGVPVVTVQLRYDGWVTELQDLERSRQLKQALGLDNLLYTPDADFSCFADLALTSPEDYYIEGQGSLLQCVLTPGDPYMPLPNEEIIARVTKQVLALFPSSQGLEVTWSSVVKIGQSLYREAPGKDPFRPDQKTPVKNFFLAGSYTKQDYIDSMEGATLSGRQASAYICDAGEELVGLRKKLAAQDSGEYAKAANTTDELSLV